The following nucleotide sequence is from Pedococcus aerophilus.
CGCGGACGTCCACGCCGGCGACCGCACCGGCGGGTGGGGCGAGGACGACGGTGGTGCCGGTGAGCCAGCCGGGCTCGGTGCGGGTCGCGTGGCCGACGCGGATCCCCGGGACGTCGGTCAGGGAGTTGGTCGGGCCGGGGCGCACGGCTCAGTCCTGCGAGGCGTCGATGACGCAGAAGCGGTGGCCGTCGGGGTCCTCGAGGACGACGAAGTCATGCTCCTCGTCGGGGTAGGGCCAGTCCTCGACACGGCGGGCACCGAGGGCGACCAGCCGCTCCACCTCGGCGCCCTGGTCGCGGGCGTAGAGGTCGAGGTGGATCTCGGGGAACCGCGCAGGGTCGGCGCCGACACCGTCGAGGGAGAGGTTGGGGCCGTCGCCCTCGCGCGGCTGGAGGATGACCCAGTCGGGCTCGGGCTCGTACCGCGGCACGTAGTCGAGCGCGGGCGCCCAGAACGCCATCGACCTCGGGACGTCGGCCACCTGGATGACGATCGAGCCGATCCGCAGACCGGGTGCGGCGTCGGTCACGACAGCTCCAGGTGGTGGGCGGCGTCGTGCGGGACGAACCCGACGCGCTCGACCATCGGACGGGTGAACCTCCCAGCCGTCATCCGCACCTCGGCCAGGCCCTCGCCCCGCGACCACTCGACAGCGGCGCGCAGGAGGAACTCCCCCACGCTGATCCCGCGATGGGTGGGGCGGACGAAGAACGTGTCGACGAGGAGGATCCCGGCGGTGTCGCGGCGACCCGGCCACGGCAGGGCAGGGACGACCGCGGCCTGGAGGTACCCGGCGTGCTGGTCACCGACCTCGGCGATCCACGCGGGACGGGTGCGCACCTGCGTCGACCAGGCGCGGGCGAACCGGTCGAGGAAGCCGGGCTCGGGGGCGCCGCCGCGGTGCAGGGCGCACTGCAGCGTCAGGCCGGCGACGACCAGCGCGTCGTCGGGTCCGGCGGGTCGCGTGCGCACGTCGGTCACGGCGGCAGTCAAGCACGCGTGAGCGGCATGGCGCGCGAGAAGCCCGCGAGGCGCCATCCGTGGCCTCCCGACACAGCGACGCCCGTCCAGTCGATTCTGGACGGGCGTGGCTGTGTCTGGGGGGGTCCGGCTACAGCTGGATGCCGAGCCGTCGGGCGCTGCGGGCCCGCTGGCGCGAGGCGCGCAGCCGGCGCAGTCGCTTGATGAGCATCGGGTCGGCCTCGAGCGCGGCGTCGGAGTCGATGAGGGCGTTGAGCACCTGGTAGTAGCGGGTGGCGCTCATGTCGAAGAGCTCCTTGATGGCCTGCTCCTTGGCCCCGGCGTACTTCCACCACTGCCGCTCGAAGGCGATGATCTCGCGGTCGCGCTCGCTCAGTCCGGCGGCGGCGCTGACGTGATCCTGCTCGTGTGCGGCGTTCACTCTCGACCCTTCGTAACGGTGCCTTGCAGGGGCAACTATACGGAGGGAATCACACGCTTGTCATTCTGTTCGGCGAGCCGTGCCCGGCGACTTTCCGTGCTCAGTCACACCCGTCACACGCACCTCATCCGTGCTGGCGGGCAGGGCGATGAGCCCCTCAGGCCATGGTGTCGAGGATGGCGGTGATGTCGTCCTCGGAGGTCTTCGGGTTGACGATCGCGAACCGGGTGAGCGTCTCGCCGTCGTGCGAGGTCGGCACGACGAAGGCGAACTCGTCCTCGAGCAGCTTGTCCGACCACTGCTGGTAGTCGGCCGGCGACCACCCGATCCGACGGAAGACCACGACCGACAGGTCCGGCTCGCGGACGACCTCGACGTAGTCGCGGCGACCGATCTCCTCCGCGGCGAACCGTGTCACGGCGAGGGTCCGCTCGACCGCCTCGGTGTAGGCCTTGGTGCCGTGGGTGGCGAGGCTGAACCAGAACGGCAGGCCACGGGCCCGACGGGTCAGCCCGACCGAGTAGTCGGTGGGGTTCCAGTCGGGCGCCTCGGTGAGGACGTCGAGGTAGGAGGCGTGCTGGGTGTGCGCGGCCCGGGCCAGCGCAGGCTCGCGGTAGAGCAGGGCGCAGCAGTCGAATGGCGCGAACAGCCACTTGTGCGGGTCCACGATGAACGAGTCGGCGTGCTCGATCCCGGCGTACAGGTGGCGCACCGAGGGCGCAGCCAGCCCCGCGCCGCCGTAGGCGCCGTCGACGTGGAACCAGATCCCGAACTCCTGGCACACCGCCGCGACGGACTCCAGGTCGTCGACGATCCCGAAGTTCGTCGTCCCCGAGGTGGCGACGACGGCGAAGAAGGTCTCCGGGCCGTGCTCGAGCAGCACGTCGCGCAGGGCCGGACCGGTGAGGCGACCCATGTCGTCGACCTCGACGCCCACGAACTCGGCGTCCATGACGTCGCACGCCGACTGGATCGAGGAGTGGGCGCCGTGGGTCGCGGCCACGCGCCAAGGGCGGGCGCCGGGACCGCGGCGTCCCTGCTGGGTCGCCTCCATGCGAGCGGTATGGCGTGCCGCCACGAGCGCGGACAGGTTGCCGATCGTGCCGCCGGGCACGAAGACGCCGCCGGCCTGCTCGGGCAGGCCGACGAGGTCGGCGATCCAGCGCAGGGCCTGGTTCTCGGCGTAGACGGCGCCGGCGCCCTCGAGCCACGAGCCGCCGTAGATCGACGAGGCACCGACCACGAGGTCGAACATGGCCGACGCCTCGGTGGGCGCGCACGGGATGAACGACAGGTAGCGCGGGTGGTCGGTCGAGATGCACGCCGGCGCGAGGTCCTCCTCGAACAGCTTGAGCGCCGCGAGGCCGCCGATGCCGTCCGGGGTGATGGTCATCCCCGCCGCGGCGTCGAGCTCGGCCAGGGTCCGCGGCCCGTCGAGCGGGACCGGGTCGAGCTTCAACCGGTCTGCGGAGTAGGCGAGGATCGCGTCGCCGAGGATCTCTAGCTGCTGGTCGCTGTAGCCGTGCACGCGGCGAGTCTAGGGCCGCGCGGACCCGAGCAGCTCAGCCCTCAGGCCGACCGCGTCGTCGACCACGGCCAGCGGCCCGGCGGCCTCGAGCGCCGACCGGTGACCAGCCCCCCAGGTGACGCCCAGCGCCCCCATGCCCGCAGCCCGCGCCGCCTGCACGTCCACCGTCGCGTCGCCGACGTACACACAGTCGGAGGGCGCGGCACCGAGCCGCTGCGCGGCATGCAGGAGGGGCGCGGGGTCCGGCTTGTGCAAGGGGGTCGCCTCCATGCCGGCGAGCACGTCGATCCGGTCGGCGAGACCGACGGCACGCAGGCCGAGCTCGACGGTCGACGCCTTCTTCGAGGAGACCACCCCCGTGCGGGCCCCGGCGGCGTGGAGGTCGTCGAGGAGCTCGGGGATGCCGTCGACGGTGCGGATCAGGTCGTCGTGGTTGGCGAGGTTCCAGGTGCGGTAGACGCTGGTGAGCTCCTCGCCCCGACCGGGGTACCGCTCCTCGAGCACCGGCTGCAGCGGGCGACCGATCCACGACCGCACCTCGTCGTCATGGGCCGACTCACCGAGCACGGCGGTGAGGGCGTGACGGTAGGACGCCATGATCAGCGGGATGGTGTCGGCGAGGGTGCCGTCGAAGTCGAACAGCACGACCGGCCAGCGCAGTGAGGTCACCCGACCACCCTAGGCAGGCCGAGCCGGCGCGACCCGACCCGCCCCGAGCCGCGCCACCCGTGCCGACCGGCCGACCACACTCCTGCCTCAGCAGTCGGTGTCGAGCATGCCCTCCACGGCGGCCTTCTCGGCGCTGTCGACGTCGAGGTCCCAGTAGTACTTCACGTTGATCCACTCGCGGACGTACTCGCAGCGCCACGCGGTGCTCGGCGGCTGCCACTCGGCGGGGTCCTGGTCGCTCTTGCTGCGGTTGCTCGACGCCGAGACGGCGATGAGCTGCGGGCGGACGAGGTCGTTGGCGAAGTCCTTGCGCTGGGTCGAGGTCCAGCTGCTCGCGCCCGACCCCCAGGCCTCGGCGAGCGGGATGACGTGGTCGATGTCGAACGTCGACGGGTCGGTCGTCTTCACCCCGTCGTAGACGCTGGTCCAAGTCCCCGTCGACTTGCACGCCGAGTCGGTCGACGTGATGACGCCGTCGCGCTTGAGGACGGTCTCGCGGGTGTCGCAGTTCGGGGTGATGGTGATCCAGTGCGTGAACAGCGTGCGGTCGTAGCCGGTGTTGTTCTCGGCCCTGACGGTCAGGGTCGCCAGCTGGTCACGCGAGTCGGCGACCGAGGGGGCAGGCGGGGGCAGGGCCGAGGCGGCAGAGGCGGCGACGGGGAGGGCTGCGAGGGCGAGGACCGAGGCGGCAGCAGCACGGACCAGCGAGGAGGGGGAGGTCATGCCAGCGAGACTGCCCAAACCCGTTGCGGCGTGGGCAACTCCGAGCCCAGCACGAGGTCGGGATTCGGTGCGGGTTCGGCAAGGCCCGGGTCAACTGTGCCGGTCCGGGACGGCAGGGCTACGTTTCTGGGTATGCCGCCTGCTGCCCTCCCCGAGCTCGTCCACCCCTCGTGGGCGCAGGCCCTCGAGCCGGTCGCGGACACCGTGACGGCGATGGGTGAGTTCCTGCGTGCGGAGGTCGCCGCCGGCCGGGGCTACCTTCCGAGCGGGGACAAGGTGCTGCGGGCGTTCGAGCGACCGCTCGACGAGGTCCGCGTCCTGATCGTCGGCCAGGACCCCTACCCGACCCCGGGCCACGCCGTGGGGCTGTCGTTCTCCGTCGCCCCCGACGTGCGACCCGTGCCGCGCAGCCTGGCGAACATCTACACCGAGCTCGAGTCCGACCTGGGCCTCCCGCGTCCGACGGACGGCGACCTGTCGCCGTGGGCCGACCGGGGCGTCCTGCTGCTCAACCGCGTCCTCACGGTGCACCCCGGCAAGCCGGCCAGCCACCGCGGCAAGGGCTGGGAGACCGTGACGGCCCAGGCCATCTCCGCCCTGGTCTCCCGCGGCGGCCCGCTCGTCGCGATCCTCTGGGGCCGCGACGCCCGCAACCTCGTGCCCCACCTCGGCGACGTCCCGTCGATCGAGAGCGCCCACCCCTCCCCCCTGTCGGCCCACTCGGGCTTCTTCGGCTCGCGGCCGTTCAGCCGCGCCAACGAGCTCCTGGCCCAGCAGGGCGCCGACCCGATCGACTGGAGCCTGACGTGACCGACCCTTCCTCCTCCGCCGAGACGTCCGGGCACCCCGAGCTGCCGGACAACGTGACCCAGCTGCCCGAGAGCGGGGGCAAGGTCTGGCACCGCTACGTCGCGATCGGTGACTCGTTCACCGAGGGCATGTCCGACGCCGACCCCTCGCGGGACGACCTCTACGTCGGTTGGGCCGACCGGCTCGCGAGCCACCTCGCCGACATCGCCCACGAGGCCGGGGGCGAGTTCGCCTACGCGAACCTCGCCGTTCGCGGTCGGCTTCTCGCCGACGTCATCGGGCCCCAGCTCGACGCCGCCCTGGCGCTGCGACCCGACCTCGTCTCCATGGTCGGCGGCGGCAACGACATCCTGCGCCCGAAGGCCGACCTCGACGCCATCGCCGACCGTCTCGAGGCTGCCGTCGTCCGGCTGCGCGAGGCAGGGAGCGACGTCCTCCTGGCCACCCCCACCGACCCGTCGGGCGCCCCCCTGCTGCGCCACCTGCGCGGACGGCACGCGATCCACTCGGCCAACATCTTCAGCATCGCCCAGCAGCATGGCTGCTACGTCATCAACCAGTGGGGAATGGACGCGCTCAAGGACTTCAGGCTCTGGGCCGACGACCGGATCCACATGACCAGCGAGGGACACCGGCGGGTCGCCCTCAACGCCTTGTCGGCCCTGGGCCACGACACCGACCGGGCCGACTGGAGCACGCCCCTGCCGCCGTTGCCGACGCCGGGGCGCCGCGAGGCGACCGCCGCGAACGCCGCCTGGGCGAAGACCCACCTCGCCCCCTGGGTGCAGCGCCGCCTGCGTGGGGAGTCCTCCGGCGACGCGGTGACCGCCAAGCGACCCGAGCTCACGCCCGTCGAGCCGGCCCGGCGCCGTACCTGACCCGCTCCGTGCCCGTGGACGACCTCGGCGATGCAGGTAGTAGGACGTCCTACTACTACCCTTGACCCATGCCAGCCACCCGCTTGATGCCCTCCGAGGAGGGTCAGGACCTCATCGACCTGACCCGCGAGATCTGCGCCAAGGAGCTCGCGCCCGTCGTCGACGAGGCGGAGCGGGACGCTGCCACCACCCCGAAGCTCCCCCTCGAGGCGTTCCGGGTGCTGGGCCGCGCGGGCCTGCTGTCCCTCCCGTACCCCGAGGAGTTCGGCGGCGCCGAGCAGCCGTACGAGGTGTACCTCCAGGTCGTCGAGGAGATCGCGTCGGTCTGGATGAGCGTCGCCGTGGGCGTGTCGGTGCACGGCCTCACCTGCTACCCGGTCGCCACCTTCGGCACCGACGAGCAGAAGAAGCGCCTGCTGCCCGACATGCTCTCCGGCGACCAGCTCGGCGCCTACTGCCTCTCCGAGCGCAGCGCCGGCTCCGACGTAGCCGCGATGACCACCCGAGCGGTCGCGGACGACGAGACCGACCCCACGAGCTACCGACTCAAGGGCACCAAGGCCTGGATCTCGCACGCCGGCCACGCGGACTTCTACACGTCGTTCGTGCGCACCTCCGATGACGGCGGCCGCGGGCTGTCCTGCTTGGTCGTCCCCGGTGACGCCCAGGGCCTGGAGTTCGGCACCCCCGAGAAGAAGATGGGCCTGCACTGCGACACCGTGAGCGAGGTGCACTTCGAGGGCGTCGACGTCGCGGCCGACCGCCTCGTCGGCGAGCGCGGCCAGGGCATGGCGATCGCCCTCTCGGCGCTCGACTCCGGTCGGCTCGGGATCGCCGCTGCCGCCACGGGTCTCGCGCAGGCAGCCCTCGACCGTGCGGTCGACTACGCCAAGGACCGTCAGCAGTTCGGCCGCCCGATCGGTGACAACCAAGGATTGGCGTTCCTGCTCGCCGACATGGAGGCCGCGGTCACGTCGGCCCGCGCGTCCTACCTGCACGCAGCCCGGCTCAAGGATGCCGGACGGCCGTTCGGCAAGGAGGCCGCCGTGGCCAAGCTGGTCGCCACCGACAACGCCATGCGCGTCACCACCGATGCAGTGCAGGTCCTCGGCGGCGCCGGGTACACCCAGGACTTCCCGCTCGAGCGCTACATGCGCGAGGCCAAGGTGACCCAGATCTTCGAAGGCACCAACCAGATCCAGCGGCTCGTCATCAGCCGCCAGCTGCTCCGCGGCTGACCTGCTCGCCCTGACACCTCCCCCACCGAAAGGCCGAATCCCCTTGCAGATCAACGACTCCACCGTCGCGCTCATCACCGGCGGCGCCTCTGGCCTCGGTGGCGCCACCGTCCGGCGCCTGCACGCCGAGGGCGCTGCCGTGGTCATCGTCGACCTCCCGTCCTCCCCCGGTCAGGCCCTGGCCGAGGAGCTCGGCGACATGGCGCAGTTCGTGCCCGCCGACGTCCGCGACGAGGCCCAGGTGCAGGCGGCGATCGACGCCGCCGGCGAGCTCGGGACGCTGCGCATCGTGGTCAACTGCGCGGGTGTGGCCACCCCCGGCCGCGTCGTGGGCAAGCGAGGCCCGCTCGGTCTCGAGGACTTCGCGAACGTCGTCAACATCAACCTCATCGGCACCTTCAACGTGCTGCGTCTCGCCGCCGCCGCGATGCTGACCAACGAGCCGGTCGACGGCGACCGCGGCGTCATCGTCATGACCGCCTCCATCGCCGCCTACGACGGCCAGATCGGCCAGGCCGCGTACGCAGCGAGCAAGGGTGGCGTCGTCGGCCTCACCCTCAGCGCGGCGCGCGACCTCGCCGACAAGGCGATCCGCGTGGTCACCGTGGCGCCCGGCACCTTCGAGACCCCGATGCTCTCCGGGCTGCCCGGCGAGGTCAAGGAGGTCCTGGAGAAGCAGGTGCCGCACCCCTCGCGCCTGGGCAAGCCGGCCGAGTACGCCAATCTCGTGGCGCACATCGTCGACAACTCGATGCTGAACGGCGAGGTCATCCGCCTCGACGGCGCACTGCGGATGCCCCCGCGCTGATCCGTTGGATTGATCCGGCGGGCTGATTCGTCGTGACCGATGCCTGACGTCGGCCGCCCTCACCACCGCTGCTGCCCCGTTCGAGTGCCCTGCACTCAGCGGGGCAGCGCGCGTTCCTCGGTGACGCTGTTGCCTCCGTCGACGACCAGCACCTGGCCTGTCGTGTAGCCGGCGCCGGGGCTCGCGAGGAAGGCGATCGCCGCGGCGACCTCGTCGGCCGTGCCGGACCGTCCACCGGGAGTGACCAGTCCCTCGGCCACCTCGTCGTCGGTCTGCGAGCCGGTCGCGATCCAGCCCGGCGCCACGGCGTTCACCGTCACCCCGTGACGCGCCTCGTCGACCGCGAGCGCACGGGTGAGGCCGACCATCCCGGCCTTCGCGGCGGCATACGCCACCTCTCCACGCATGCCCATCACGGCGCCGGTGACGCTCGAGACCATGACCACCCGCCCGGAGCCGCTGAGCCGCAGGTGCGGCAGGGCAGCCCTGGTGACGAGGAACGCCGTGTCGAGGTTGCGGCGCAAGGACTCCGACCACCGCTCGGGGGTCGTCGCGGTGAGGTCGCCCTCGAGGTAGTCGGGCTGGCTCGTGGAGACCATGCCAGCGTTGTTGACGAGGATGTCGAGCCGCCCGCCCCACTCCGCTGCGGCATCGACGAGGTCGGCCACGACCTCCGGGTCGGTCAGGTCGCCCACGAGGCCGAGGGCCTCCACCCCGTCGTCCTCGAGCTCTCGCGCCCGCTCCTTGATGCGGCTCGACGTCGCGGCGAGAACCACGCCTGCACCCAGGGCGCCGAGGTGGCGGGCGGTCGCGAAACCGATGCCGCTCGGGCTGCCTGCCCCGGTGACGAGCGCGGTGCGGCCGGTGAGGTCGAGGGAGGCGGGGAGCGGCATGCCCGCAGTCTGCCCCACCGCGACCGGGCGGCGTCAGGACCTTCGGTACTCCACCTCGACAGGGTGGGGCGGGAACTCCGACGGCTGGCTCACGCCGGTCGGGACCCATCCGTGGCGCTCGTATAGGCGTCGCGCACGGTGGTTCTGCTCCAGGCACCACAACCGGGTGGCCGTGGACGCGGCGAGGAGACTCGCGGCCAGGCCGCTGCCCCAGAGGTCGGGGCGCACCGCGAGGTGCCGCAGCCGGGCGCCGTGGTCGAAGGCCACGAAGCACGTCAGACCCTGCGCGTCGGTGCCCACGAGGGTGGTCGTCGCCGGGTCGGCGAGGACTGCCTCCCAGCGGGCCAGGACGTCGGCGTCGGGGTACGGGAACTGCGACGGCGGGTAGATGTGGGACAAAGCGATGAGGTTCGCAGCCTTCTCGAGCTCTTTGAGCGCCAACGCATCCGGGCCCTTAGCCGGTCGGAGCACCGCGCTGTTCGCAAGACCTGTCACGCGGCCATGGTGCCACCCCCGGACAGCCGTGACAGGCCAGGAGAGCAGTCGTGTCGGGTGCGTGACGGGGCATGGAAGGACCCGGCCAACTCATACTTGGCCGGGTCGGTTCCTGTCTAACAGCGCCACGGGCGCACCCCGGTCACCGACACGCGACGATCGCGTGAACAGTGACCGGCGGCGCGGATCGAAGGGTCAGACCGAGGCGGCGAACGCGTTCTCGAGGATGTCGAGGCCCTCGGAGAGCAGGTCGTCGCCGGAGGACAGCGGCGGCAGGAAGCGGAAGACGTTGCCGAAGGTGCCGCAGGTCAGGGTGACGAGGCCCTCGGCGTGGCAGGCCTTGTTGATCCGGCCAGTGAGGTCGGCATCCGGCGTCTTCTTGTCCAGGTCGCTCACGAGCTCGACGGCGAGCATGGCTCCGCGTCCACGGATGTCGCCGATCACGCCGTACTTGTCGGCGAGTGCCTCGAGACGAGGACGGAACATCGCCTCCACGGCCTTGGCGCGACCCCGGAGGTCGTCCTCCTTCATCGTCTCGATCGAGGCCAGGGCCGCAGCGCAGGCGACGGGGTTGCCCCCGTAGGTGCCGCCGAGTCCGCCGACGTGGATGGCGTCCATGACGTCCGCGCGCCCGGTCAGGGCCGCGAGCGGCATACCGCCCGCGATGCCCTTGGCCGTGGTGATGAGGTCGGGGACCACGTCCTCGTGCTCGGAGGCGAACCAGTCACCGGTGCGGCAGAACCCGGTCTGGACCTCGTCGGCGATGAACAGGATGCCGTTCTCGGTGCACCAGTCGGAGACCTTCTTGACGAACCCGGGAGCCGGGACGATGAACCCGCCCTCGCCCTGGATCGGCTCGAGGATGACGGCCGCGGTGTTGTCCTCGCCGACCTGGGCGTGGACATCGGCGACGAAGGCCTCGAACGCCTCGTCGGCACAGGCCTCCGGGCCGGTGGGCCAGCGGTAGGGGTAGGCCATCTGCACGCGGTAGATCTCGCTGGCGAACGGCCCGAAGCGGTGCTTGTAGGGCATGTTCTTGGCGGTCAGGCCCATCGTGAGGTTGGTGCGACCGTGGTAGGCGTGGTCGAAGGCGACGACGCCCTGGCGACCGGTGAAGTGACGGGCGACCTTGACGGCGTTCTCGACGGCCTCGGAGCCGGAGTTGAACAGCGCTGACCGCTTCTCGTGGGTGCCGGGGGTGAGCTCGGCGAGTGCCTCCGCGACGAGGACGTACTCCTCGTACGGCGTCACCATGAAGCAGGTGTGGGTGAAGTCGTTGATCTGCTTGGTGACCGCGTCGATCACCCGCTGGTTGCCGTTGCCGACGGTGGTGACGGCGATGCCCGAGCCGAAGTCGATGAGCTGGTTGCCGTCGACGTCGCGCAGGATGCCACCGGCGGCCTGCTCGATGTAGACGGGGAGCCCGGTGCCGACGCCGGCGGAGACCGCAGCGGTCTTGCGCTGCTGAAGGGCCTGGGACTTCGGGCCGGGGATGCTGGTGGTGAGGACGCGCTTCTGCTCGAGCATGGAGCGAGCATACGACCGCCCCCAGGGGATCGACAGGCGACGTCCGACCGGCCCCGACAAGCCCGCCCGGGTGACGTCGCGTCGCACCGGCCCTAGGTTGGCTGCATGGCACCCAAGGCGACGTCGCCCGCGATCGAGGTCGAGGTGGGCGAGCGCGACGTGCGCATCTCCAACCCCGAGCGGGTGTACTTCCCCGAACGGGGCGAGACCAAGCTCGACCTGGTCAACTACTACCTGTCCGTGGGCGACGGGATCGTCAACGCCCTGCGCGAGCGGCCCTGCATGATGCACCGGTTCCCCGAGGGCGTGGCCGGCGAGAAGGTGCACCAGAAGCGGGTCCCGCACGGCGCTCCACCGTGGCTGGAGACCGTGCGGGTGAAGTTCCCCCGCTACAACCGCACGGCCGACGAGCTGTGCGTCACCGAGCTGGCGCACGTCATCTGGGCCGTGCAGATGTCCACCGTCGAGTTCCACCCGTGGAACAGCCGTCGCGCACACGTCGAGAAGCCGGACGAGTGGCGGATCGACCTCGACCCGGGGCCGGAGTGCTCCTGGGACCGCGTCCAGCGCGTGACGCACGTCGTGCACGAGGTGCTCGACGAGATCGGCGCCGTCGGCTGGCCCAAGACCAGCGGCGGCTCGGGACTCCACGTCTACGTCCGGATCGATCCCCAGTGGGGGTTCAAGGACGTACGGCGCGCAGCCCTCGCCTTCGCCCGCGAGGTGGAGCGTCGCGCTCCCGAGGACGTCACGACGACGTGGTGGCGCAAGGACCGTGACCCCGCGGCGCTGTTCGTCGACTACAACCAGAACGCGCGCGACCACACCATCGCCAGCGCGTACTCGGTGCGGGGCAACGCCCGCGGCACGGTGTCGACCCC
It contains:
- a CDS encoding VOC family protein, producing the protein MTDAAPGLRIGSIVIQVADVPRSMAFWAPALDYVPRYEPEPDWVILQPREGDGPNLSLDGVGADPARFPEIHLDLYARDQGAEVERLVALGARRVEDWPYPDEEHDFVVLEDPDGHRFCVIDASQD
- a CDS encoding GNAT family N-acetyltransferase, with protein sequence MTDVRTRPAGPDDALVVAGLTLQCALHRGGAPEPGFLDRFARAWSTQVRTRPAWIAEVGDQHAGYLQAAVVPALPWPGRRDTAGILLVDTFFVRPTHRGISVGEFLLRAAVEWSRGEGLAEVRMTAGRFTRPMVERVGFVPHDAAHHLELS
- a CDS encoding DUF3263 domain-containing protein; translated protein: MNAAHEQDHVSAAAGLSERDREIIAFERQWWKYAGAKEQAIKELFDMSATRYYQVLNALIDSDAALEADPMLIKRLRRLRASRQRARSARRLGIQL
- a CDS encoding pyridoxal phosphate-dependent decarboxylase family protein; this translates as MHGYSDQQLEILGDAILAYSADRLKLDPVPLDGPRTLAELDAAAGMTITPDGIGGLAALKLFEEDLAPACISTDHPRYLSFIPCAPTEASAMFDLVVGASSIYGGSWLEGAGAVYAENQALRWIADLVGLPEQAGGVFVPGGTIGNLSALVAARHTARMEATQQGRRGPGARPWRVAATHGAHSSIQSACDVMDAEFVGVEVDDMGRLTGPALRDVLLEHGPETFFAVVATSGTTNFGIVDDLESVAAVCQEFGIWFHVDGAYGGAGLAAPSVRHLYAGIEHADSFIVDPHKWLFAPFDCCALLYREPALARAAHTQHASYLDVLTEAPDWNPTDYSVGLTRRARGLPFWFSLATHGTKAYTEAVERTLAVTRFAAEEIGRRDYVEVVREPDLSVVVFRRIGWSPADYQQWSDKLLEDEFAFVVPTSHDGETLTRFAIVNPKTSEDDITAILDTMA
- a CDS encoding HAD-IA family hydrolase codes for the protein MTSLRWPVVLFDFDGTLADTIPLIMASYRHALTAVLGESAHDDEVRSWIGRPLQPVLEERYPGRGEELTSVYRTWNLANHDDLIRTVDGIPELLDDLHAAGARTGVVSSKKASTVELGLRAVGLADRIDVLAGMEATPLHKPDPAPLLHAAQRLGAAPSDCVYVGDATVDVQAARAAGMGALGVTWGAGHRSALEAAGPLAVVDDAVGLRAELLGSARP
- a CDS encoding HNH endonuclease family protein, with the protein product MTSPSSLVRAAAASVLALAALPVAASAASALPPPAPSVADSRDQLATLTVRAENNTGYDRTLFTHWITITPNCDTRETVLKRDGVITSTDSACKSTGTWTSVYDGVKTTDPSTFDIDHVIPLAEAWGSGASSWTSTQRKDFANDLVRPQLIAVSASSNRSKSDQDPAEWQPPSTAWRCEYVREWINVKYYWDLDVDSAEKAAVEGMLDTDC
- a CDS encoding uracil-DNA glycosylase, whose protein sequence is MPPAALPELVHPSWAQALEPVADTVTAMGEFLRAEVAAGRGYLPSGDKVLRAFERPLDEVRVLIVGQDPYPTPGHAVGLSFSVAPDVRPVPRSLANIYTELESDLGLPRPTDGDLSPWADRGVLLLNRVLTVHPGKPASHRGKGWETVTAQAISALVSRGGPLVAILWGRDARNLVPHLGDVPSIESAHPSPLSAHSGFFGSRPFSRANELLAQQGADPIDWSLT
- a CDS encoding SGNH/GDSL hydrolase family protein, producing the protein MTQLPESGGKVWHRYVAIGDSFTEGMSDADPSRDDLYVGWADRLASHLADIAHEAGGEFAYANLAVRGRLLADVIGPQLDAALALRPDLVSMVGGGNDILRPKADLDAIADRLEAAVVRLREAGSDVLLATPTDPSGAPLLRHLRGRHAIHSANIFSIAQQHGCYVINQWGMDALKDFRLWADDRIHMTSEGHRRVALNALSALGHDTDRADWSTPLPPLPTPGRREATAANAAWAKTHLAPWVQRRLRGESSGDAVTAKRPELTPVEPARRRT
- a CDS encoding acyl-CoA dehydrogenase family protein: MPATRLMPSEEGQDLIDLTREICAKELAPVVDEAERDAATTPKLPLEAFRVLGRAGLLSLPYPEEFGGAEQPYEVYLQVVEEIASVWMSVAVGVSVHGLTCYPVATFGTDEQKKRLLPDMLSGDQLGAYCLSERSAGSDVAAMTTRAVADDETDPTSYRLKGTKAWISHAGHADFYTSFVRTSDDGGRGLSCLVVPGDAQGLEFGTPEKKMGLHCDTVSEVHFEGVDVAADRLVGERGQGMAIALSALDSGRLGIAAAATGLAQAALDRAVDYAKDRQQFGRPIGDNQGLAFLLADMEAAVTSARASYLHAARLKDAGRPFGKEAAVAKLVATDNAMRVTTDAVQVLGGAGYTQDFPLERYMREAKVTQIFEGTNQIQRLVISRQLLRG
- a CDS encoding SDR family NAD(P)-dependent oxidoreductase; the encoded protein is MQINDSTVALITGGASGLGGATVRRLHAEGAAVVIVDLPSSPGQALAEELGDMAQFVPADVRDEAQVQAAIDAAGELGTLRIVVNCAGVATPGRVVGKRGPLGLEDFANVVNINLIGTFNVLRLAAAAMLTNEPVDGDRGVIVMTASIAAYDGQIGQAAYAASKGGVVGLTLSAARDLADKAIRVVTVAPGTFETPMLSGLPGEVKEVLEKQVPHPSRLGKPAEYANLVAHIVDNSMLNGEVIRLDGALRMPPR
- a CDS encoding SDR family NAD(P)-dependent oxidoreductase; the protein is MPLPASLDLTGRTALVTGAGSPSGIGFATARHLGALGAGVVLAATSSRIKERARELEDDGVEALGLVGDLTDPEVVADLVDAAAEWGGRLDILVNNAGMVSTSQPDYLEGDLTATTPERWSESLRRNLDTAFLVTRAALPHLRLSGSGRVVMVSSVTGAVMGMRGEVAYAAAKAGMVGLTRALAVDEARHGVTVNAVAPGWIATGSQTDDEVAEGLVTPGGRSGTADEVAAAIAFLASPGAGYTTGQVLVVDGGNSVTEERALPR
- a CDS encoding GNAT family N-acetyltransferase, which codes for MTGLANSAVLRPAKGPDALALKELEKAANLIALSHIYPPSQFPYPDADVLARWEAVLADPATTTLVGTDAQGLTCFVAFDHGARLRHLAVRPDLWGSGLAASLLAASTATRLWCLEQNHRARRLYERHGWVPTGVSQPSEFPPHPVEVEYRRS
- the gabT gene encoding 4-aminobutyrate--2-oxoglutarate transaminase codes for the protein MLEQKRVLTTSIPGPKSQALQQRKTAAVSAGVGTGLPVYIEQAAGGILRDVDGNQLIDFGSGIAVTTVGNGNQRVIDAVTKQINDFTHTCFMVTPYEEYVLVAEALAELTPGTHEKRSALFNSGSEAVENAVKVARHFTGRQGVVAFDHAYHGRTNLTMGLTAKNMPYKHRFGPFASEIYRVQMAYPYRWPTGPEACADEAFEAFVADVHAQVGEDNTAAVILEPIQGEGGFIVPAPGFVKKVSDWCTENGILFIADEVQTGFCRTGDWFASEHEDVVPDLITTAKGIAGGMPLAALTGRADVMDAIHVGGLGGTYGGNPVACAAALASIETMKEDDLRGRAKAVEAMFRPRLEALADKYGVIGDIRGRGAMLAVELVSDLDKKTPDADLTGRINKACHAEGLVTLTCGTFGNVFRFLPPLSSGDDLLSEGLDILENAFAASV